In the genome of Dermacentor andersoni chromosome 3, qqDerAnde1_hic_scaffold, whole genome shotgun sequence, one region contains:
- the LOC140216602 gene encoding putative nuclease HARBI1 yields the protein MKKMAAPLIAMAVALRRRRREQGEPDDAFDMPDDHFRRRFRLSKGTVRLLCEELAGELEAERATGLSVERKVLCALRFFATGSFQASVGSEETIRVPQSTVSECVRRVAEAVVNAGARNKWVHFPKTAEEKAAVKEGFLRRGVIPGVIGCVAGSLIAIIAPKGERKAVFMCRKGYYALNCMFICDADMKILALDPMRPGSDHDAFVWRTTWLRRRFQAGRIVNAGEYLLGDSGYPLEPWLLTPVPGHPPVHTAEGQYNTAHAAMRSVVERCIGLLKSRFRCLQRYRTLLYEPERAANIVAACAVLHNLRLSEGDESGDDSDDDSSSGSSSSELDNNGDPMPHSLPRNTGSRMHYLRGRACKLVLEM from the exons atgaaaaaaatggccgcccctctgatcgctatggccgtggctcttcgccgtcgccgacgtgaacagggagagccagacgacgcgtttgacatgccggatgaccattttcgacggcgttttcgcctctcgaagggaacggtgcggttgttgtgcgaggaactggcgggggaactagaagctgagcgagcgacgggactgtcggtggagcgaaaagtgttgtgtgcgctgcgcttctttgctaccgggagcttccaagcgtccgttgggagcgaggagacgatccgtgtgccgcagtcgacggtgagcgagtgcgtgcgacgtgtggcagaggctgtcgtgaacgcaggggcccgcaataagtgggtccattttccaaagacagccgaggaaaaggcagccgtgaaggagggtttccttcggcgcggcgttatccccggcgtcatcggatgcgtagccggcagcctcatagccattatcgcacccaagggtgagcgcaaggctgtgttcatgtgccgcaagggatactacgccctcaactgcatgttc atctgcgacgcggacatgaaaatcttggccttggaccctatgcgaccggggtcggaccacgacgcttttgtctggcggacgacatggttgcgccggcggttccaagcggggcgcatcgtgaatgccggggaatacctcctcg gtgacagtggctaccccttggagccgtggctccttaccccggttcctggccatcctccagtgcacacagccgaggggcagtacaacacagcacatgccgccatgcgttccgtagtggagaggtgcattgggctcttaaagagccgtttccgctgtcttcagcgatatcgcaccctcctctacgagccggaacgtgcagccaacattgtcgcggcatgtgctgtgttgcacaaccttcgcctttctgaaggcgacgagtcaggcgatgacagtgatgacgacagcagcagcggcagtagtagtagtgagcttgacaataacggcgaccccatgccacatagtctgccccgtaacacaggctctagaatgcactacttgagagggcgggct tgcaagctagtaCTAGAAATGTag
- the LOC140216809 gene encoding uncharacterized protein, translating into MTATAAYVRQSQLEEARVQEDTRFRQQLLEQNRQHHEAHLQSLRQHHEALMESLRHLGEEVAAMREVESQRLEVQRQRLEVARRSHETNERLLQLLLAALGHGGSQAPPPSQAPHN; encoded by the exons atgacggctactgccgcatacgttcgccagagccagttggaggaagccagagttcaagaggacactcgcttccgccaacaactgctggagcaaaaccggcag caccacgaggcccacctgcagagcctgcggcagcaccacgaggccctcatggagagcctgcggcacctcggggaggaggtggcggcaatgcgggaagtggagtctcagcgcctcgaagtgcagcggcaacgcctcgaagtggcgcgtcggtcgcacgagaccaacgagcgcctgcttcagctgctgctggctgcactggggcatggtggcagccaagcccctcccccctctcaggccccacataattaa